One Glaciihabitans arcticus DNA window includes the following coding sequences:
- a CDS encoding HPr family phosphocarrier protein, with product MPERTVTVASSVGLHARPASLFAQAASKTGVAVTLTSAKGKSVNAASILGVLSLGIGHAEEVTLSADGDGADAALDTLSELLATDLDKV from the coding sequence ATGCCAGAACGCACAGTCACCGTAGCCTCGAGCGTCGGCCTGCACGCACGTCCCGCCTCGCTCTTCGCGCAGGCCGCATCGAAGACCGGCGTCGCCGTCACGCTGACCTCGGCCAAGGGCAAGAGCGTCAACGCCGCCAGCATCCTCGGTGTGCTCTCCCTCGGCATCGGCCACGCCGAAGAGGTCACGCTCTCCGCCGACGGTGACGGTGCCGACGCGGCCCTCGACACCCTGAGCGAACTCCTCGCGACGGATCTCGACAAGGTGTAG
- a CDS encoding zinc-dependent dehydrogenase, translated as MKVARFYAPGDIRLEESPEPEVSSGEVKIRVRNCSTCGTDVKISRSGHPNMTPPQIMGHEIAGEITEVGDGVDGWSVGDRVQVIAAIPDGTCVECLAGHPAVCENQLSMGYQFPGGFAEYLVVPNEVIRVNGLNRIPDSLGFAEASLAEPLACVLNGQELARVGEGDTVVIIGSGPIGCLHVRLARARGASRVILIDTNAERLAAAADIVKPDVSIASSDIDPVEAVLAATGGRGADVVITAAASGTAQEQGLRMLARRGRLSLFGGLAKDAPNITVDANLVHYRELTIVGVNGSSPEHNRQALELIASGRVPVSDLITHRLPLDQVLEALEIVARGEAIKVTIEP; from the coding sequence GTGAAAGTCGCAAGATTCTACGCCCCGGGCGATATTCGCCTGGAGGAGTCGCCTGAACCCGAGGTGTCGTCCGGCGAGGTCAAGATCCGCGTACGCAACTGTTCGACGTGCGGCACCGACGTGAAGATCTCACGTTCGGGCCACCCGAACATGACGCCACCGCAGATCATGGGCCACGAGATCGCCGGCGAAATCACGGAGGTCGGCGACGGCGTTGACGGGTGGTCCGTGGGGGATCGTGTGCAGGTCATCGCAGCGATCCCCGACGGCACCTGCGTCGAGTGCCTTGCGGGGCATCCGGCGGTCTGCGAGAACCAGCTCTCCATGGGTTACCAGTTTCCCGGCGGGTTCGCCGAATACCTCGTAGTACCCAACGAGGTCATCCGCGTGAACGGTCTCAACCGCATTCCCGACTCGCTCGGGTTCGCGGAGGCGTCGCTCGCCGAGCCGCTCGCGTGCGTTCTCAACGGCCAGGAGCTCGCGCGGGTCGGCGAGGGCGACACGGTCGTCATCATCGGCTCGGGCCCGATCGGCTGCCTGCACGTGCGACTCGCGCGGGCGCGGGGCGCGAGCCGCGTCATCCTCATCGATACGAATGCGGAGCGCCTGGCTGCCGCGGCAGACATCGTGAAGCCGGATGTCTCGATCGCCTCGTCGGACATCGATCCGGTCGAGGCGGTACTCGCCGCGACCGGCGGCCGGGGCGCCGACGTCGTCATCACGGCGGCGGCGAGCGGTACGGCGCAGGAGCAGGGTCTTCGGATGCTGGCTCGCCGTGGCCGTCTGAGCCTTTTCGGCGGACTCGCCAAGGACGCGCCCAACATCACCGTCGACGCCAACCTCGTGCACTACCGCGAGTTGACCATCGTCGGGGTGAACGGGTCGAGCCCCGAGCACAACCGCCAGGCACTCGAGCTGATCGCCTCCGGGCGGGTTCCCGTCTCCGACCTGATCACCCACCGCCTGCCGCTCGACCAGGTTCTCGAAGCCCTCGAGATCGTGGCCCGCGGCGAGGCGATCAAAGTCACCATCGAACCGTAA